Proteins encoded by one window of Geobacter sp. DSM 9736:
- a CDS encoding CxxxxCH/CxxCH domain-containing protein: protein MADSTGCARCHRQTVDLSQASRLRPYSTLHLNRNRDVAFSAVAGDGAVYTSSDQQCSTVYCHSNGLRFDNSTANFRTMTWGGAPLTCASCHGDSASAEELSGRHGKHTASTIYVSSCDRCHSGTIDGTGKIVDRSRHANRTKDISFNNGGSYNSGSKSCTTYCHSDARGGEPTFSVKWSDTDITMKCYSCHKGRTSDTSEGNCGVVQGNWSSAREFCTPDITMNADGHHRLVGPQWIRKYPCYYCHDATMDAAGDIKDRARHLNGVKDVKIAAKWEIPSRDKPSYTEKVCDNVYCHSDGTIDPDVVRPFPWNAPKTECNSCHGHPTGSCNNAGCHDNKVHPGDPTGRVWNLPAKFGNQTAYRWPAGQEWIGSLPMFPNQGPGTARANSHPRHAQTNFTCDICHAKTIKGDCISCHKDGIPPGGMGEVAHIDAAYHVNKKKDVDFKDMPGADYDPITRSCSGTTCHTSGVDPVWGGSVGSAVTCLSCHGITGPDVDDFDAFNGTQGKINLTQWETSGHGRYSSAAYTGSYPFSRNPAASFPGNPCWYCHDNSVLHSDPSNPYRLRMHGQFDRRFEKECVYCHMERTDLECISCHVGQTQSLSPQATAAGILFRYRNTSTEIRHPSHTALDNCTALTCHDSDTGLFPGGTHKGHNTNSGIWTREQIADVKNQYMMMGVCLQCHDDDSNGQCTSCHIAPSDNPMKYSLGYDPGTGFIKPRKARASGGHFGYKHYRAFKESGGWAKDGTGNYLGTWKGGKFCWDCHDPHGDANLYMIQKKVATTTDGKFGRPKTQAVVTFTEDTGAYYAKKTEPFDGICNVCHSASSKHFTRNSGDGHNINRRCTICHEHRFTDSHASKQNCDSCHTSTKPIPKHTAFGLPRDCVKCHSGTVGKRMDIIGQMKSNSHHVQGVELNNRHCYQCHWEATPEGLIDNQYHTGYNYKTYTSVRNDTVDLVIYGPNLRPPVYREISSVEGRATAVKFVAVKMGTGEERNQVDKVTVHCISCHSDQNNYSTPFNDCKTPRQYAWDLQSIAARYSQTGTTNWGKYSATATAAKKIAPKSFSAHGNAVGNSGGWDPATGVDEGIPNSRNGSTNVGCFDCHNSHGSKVQGVTTSYVTFNGTNNGGNLKETKKDIGGYTADYKASSNSLGVNPYGAGAGQCFDCHNTANAGTAVPTGKTPWGYSSTFGASAPIMGYKDTARFGEGVKASTARFPERDSRKTILGGHLKASEPGGALPNLAKDTGTATGGTATTLTDSGKNWPLNKWRNSYLLMATGSNSGQLRKIISSTETVLTVDAFAATILAGDMYRIVPYSATVNGLCTPCHDPHGVTPTLGSNQEYGVPLLKGTWMTSPYKEDAPPPDPSGSEATDKSWGKFTGAHKYGFYGTSPVTRHTLDRNTFGTSNGIPGGAAKRPSESDSQFAGLCLNCHTKENLTDGTNRNDGAAGFKTIDRIHESVKGWGANTEHSFTCSKCHQPHNSGLPRLMQTNCLDYKHRGGRVSGGQAWGVDKQYNSSRPHGTGNEHRGYPIGSMLGGAGSPDATTACHVGRYNPAYNYSAPPAQWPNGNYWNDKTPW, encoded by the coding sequence ATTGCCGACTCCACCGGGTGTGCGAGATGTCACAGGCAGACTGTGGACCTGTCGCAAGCCAGCAGGCTTCGCCCCTATTCTACCCTTCATCTGAACAGAAACCGGGATGTGGCATTTTCCGCTGTGGCCGGAGACGGGGCCGTCTACACCTCATCGGACCAGCAATGCAGCACCGTCTACTGTCATTCCAATGGCCTTCGTTTTGACAACAGCACTGCAAATTTCAGGACGATGACCTGGGGAGGAGCCCCGCTCACCTGCGCATCATGTCATGGCGATTCTGCTTCTGCCGAAGAACTTAGCGGCAGGCATGGCAAGCATACCGCCAGCACCATCTACGTATCCAGCTGCGACCGCTGTCACAGCGGCACTATTGACGGTACGGGGAAGATCGTCGACAGGAGCCGTCACGCCAACAGGACCAAGGACATTTCGTTTAACAATGGAGGCAGCTATAACAGCGGCAGCAAGAGCTGCACTACGTATTGTCACAGCGATGCGCGCGGAGGCGAGCCGACGTTCAGCGTGAAATGGTCGGACACGGATATCACCATGAAGTGCTATTCCTGCCACAAAGGAAGGACGTCCGACACTTCCGAGGGGAACTGCGGGGTTGTCCAAGGAAACTGGAGCAGCGCCAGGGAGTTCTGCACCCCCGACATCACCATGAATGCCGACGGCCACCACAGGCTGGTAGGGCCTCAGTGGATCAGGAAGTACCCGTGCTATTACTGTCATGACGCCACAATGGATGCTGCGGGGGACATCAAGGACAGAGCCCGGCACCTGAATGGAGTCAAGGATGTAAAGATCGCTGCAAAATGGGAGATTCCGAGCCGGGACAAACCGAGCTACACAGAGAAAGTCTGCGATAACGTGTACTGCCACAGCGACGGTACCATCGACCCTGATGTAGTGCGCCCGTTTCCATGGAATGCACCGAAGACCGAATGCAACAGCTGTCACGGTCATCCCACCGGCTCATGCAACAATGCCGGGTGTCATGACAATAAGGTTCACCCGGGGGATCCTACGGGAAGAGTATGGAATCTCCCGGCAAAATTCGGCAATCAGACGGCCTACAGATGGCCCGCGGGGCAGGAGTGGATAGGTTCGCTGCCGATGTTTCCAAACCAGGGACCCGGCACTGCGCGTGCCAACTCTCACCCCCGCCATGCCCAAACCAATTTCACCTGCGACATTTGCCATGCGAAGACGATTAAAGGTGATTGCATAAGCTGCCACAAAGACGGCATACCTCCCGGAGGAATGGGGGAAGTGGCGCACATAGATGCCGCATACCATGTCAACAAGAAGAAAGACGTTGATTTCAAGGATATGCCCGGTGCCGATTATGATCCGATTACCAGAAGCTGTTCCGGCACAACCTGCCATACTAGCGGCGTCGACCCGGTATGGGGCGGCTCCGTAGGCAGCGCCGTCACCTGTCTTTCATGTCATGGCATTACCGGTCCTGACGTCGACGACTTCGATGCCTTCAACGGCACCCAGGGAAAGATAAATCTCACCCAGTGGGAAACGAGCGGTCATGGAAGGTACTCCTCGGCCGCCTACACAGGGTCCTATCCTTTTTCCAGAAATCCTGCCGCTAGCTTTCCCGGAAATCCCTGCTGGTACTGCCATGACAACAGCGTGCTTCACAGCGATCCCTCGAATCCGTACCGTTTGAGAATGCACGGGCAGTTCGACCGGCGATTCGAAAAAGAATGCGTGTACTGCCACATGGAGCGCACCGACCTAGAATGCATCTCCTGTCATGTAGGGCAGACCCAGTCCTTGTCTCCACAGGCGACGGCAGCCGGAATACTGTTCAGGTACCGCAACACTTCCACCGAGATCAGGCATCCATCACACACCGCTCTGGACAACTGTACGGCGCTCACCTGCCATGATTCCGATACCGGCCTCTTTCCGGGCGGAACGCACAAGGGGCACAATACCAATTCGGGCATCTGGACCAGGGAACAAATAGCCGATGTGAAAAACCAGTACATGATGATGGGTGTCTGTCTCCAGTGCCACGATGACGACAGCAACGGTCAGTGCACAAGTTGCCACATCGCTCCGTCGGACAACCCCATGAAGTACTCCCTGGGGTATGACCCGGGCACCGGATTCATAAAACCCAGAAAGGCGAGAGCATCCGGCGGCCATTTCGGGTACAAGCACTACCGTGCCTTCAAGGAGAGCGGCGGCTGGGCCAAAGACGGCACAGGCAATTACCTGGGGACCTGGAAAGGGGGCAAGTTCTGCTGGGACTGCCACGATCCCCACGGAGACGCCAACCTCTACATGATTCAGAAAAAGGTGGCCACGACGACCGACGGGAAGTTCGGAAGGCCGAAGACCCAGGCAGTTGTCACGTTTACCGAAGATACGGGAGCCTACTACGCGAAAAAGACGGAGCCCTTCGACGGCATTTGCAACGTGTGCCACTCCGCGAGCAGCAAGCATTTCACGCGCAATTCCGGGGATGGGCACAACATCAACAGACGCTGCACCATTTGCCACGAGCACCGTTTCACCGACAGTCATGCCAGCAAGCAGAACTGCGACAGTTGCCATACCAGCACAAAGCCGATCCCGAAGCACACTGCCTTCGGTCTGCCGCGCGACTGCGTGAAGTGCCACTCCGGTACCGTCGGGAAGCGAATGGACATCATCGGCCAGATGAAGTCGAACTCCCACCATGTTCAGGGAGTCGAGCTGAACAACAGGCATTGTTACCAATGCCACTGGGAGGCCACTCCGGAGGGGTTGATCGATAATCAATACCACACCGGGTATAACTACAAGACCTACACCTCGGTCAGGAACGACACCGTTGATCTCGTGATATACGGGCCCAACCTGCGGCCTCCGGTGTACCGGGAGATCTCTTCTGTGGAAGGGAGGGCAACGGCTGTAAAATTCGTAGCCGTCAAGATGGGAACCGGCGAAGAACGGAACCAGGTAGATAAGGTCACGGTCCATTGCATCTCATGTCACAGCGATCAGAACAACTACAGCACCCCCTTCAACGACTGCAAGACGCCGCGGCAGTACGCCTGGGACCTGCAGAGTATCGCTGCCCGCTACTCCCAGACTGGCACAACAAACTGGGGAAAATATTCGGCAACGGCTACGGCCGCGAAAAAGATAGCTCCGAAATCCTTCTCCGCCCATGGCAATGCCGTGGGCAATAGTGGCGGATGGGATCCTGCAACCGGCGTGGATGAAGGCATTCCCAACAGCCGGAACGGGAGCACCAATGTTGGATGCTTCGATTGCCACAACTCACACGGCTCCAAGGTACAGGGGGTGACGACCAGCTACGTCACGTTCAACGGCACCAACAACGGCGGAAACCTCAAAGAAACCAAAAAGGACATCGGGGGCTACACTGCGGATTACAAGGCCTCGTCGAACAGTCTCGGAGTCAATCCATACGGCGCGGGGGCCGGGCAATGCTTCGACTGCCACAACACGGCAAATGCGGGTACCGCGGTTCCGACAGGAAAGACACCTTGGGGGTATAGCTCAACTTTCGGTGCGTCCGCCCCCATCATGGGATACAAGGACACTGCGCGCTTCGGCGAGGGGGTAAAGGCATCAACTGCCCGCTTCCCCGAAAGGGATTCCCGCAAAACCATCCTGGGTGGTCATCTCAAGGCTTCGGAGCCCGGGGGAGCACTTCCCAATCTGGCAAAGGACACAGGGACTGCCACAGGCGGAACGGCAACCACGTTGACCGACAGCGGAAAAAACTGGCCGCTCAACAAATGGAGGAACTCGTACCTTCTGATGGCAACCGGCAGTAACAGCGGTCAGTTGCGTAAGATCATCTCCAGCACGGAGACAGTCCTGACCGTCGATGCTTTTGCCGCGACCATTCTTGCGGGGGATATGTACAGGATCGTTCCATATTCAGCCACCGTAAACGGTCTATGTACACCCTGTCATGATCCTCACGGAGTAACCCCCACCCTTGGCTCCAACCAGGAATACGGCGTGCCGCTGCTCAAGGGAACTTGGATGACCTCTCCCTACAAGGAGGATGCGCCTCCTCCCGATCCGTCAGGCAGCGAAGCTACTGACAAATCGTGGGGAAAATTCACCGGTGCCCATAAATACGGCTTTTATGGAACTTCCCCGGTTACCAGGCACACACTCGACCGTAATACGTTCGGAACTTCCAACGGCATTCCGGGAGGTGCTGCCAAGAGGCCTAGTGAGAGCGACTCACAGTTTGCCGGGCTCTGCCTGAATTGCCACACGAAGGAGAACCTGACCGACGGTACTAACAGGAATGACGGTGCGGCAGGATTCAAGACAATCGATCGGATTCATGAGTCGGTGAAGGGGTGGGGAGCCAATACCGAGCATTCCTTTACCTGCTCGAAATGCCATCAGCCCCATAACTCCGGATTGCCCCGGCTCATGCAGACCAATTGCCTCGATTACAAGCACCGCGGTGGCAGGGTTTCCGGCGGGCAAGCGTGGGGAGTAGATAAGCAGTACAACAGTTCGAGGCCTCATGGCACGGGCAATGAGCACCGTGGCTATCCGATCGGCAGCATGCTCGGTGGAGCGGGGTCGCCTGATGCAACGACTGCCTGCCATGTCGGCAGATACAACCCTGCTTACAATTACTCCGCTCCGCCGGCACAGTGGCCCAACGGGAACTACTGGAACGACAAGACACCCTGGTAG
- a CDS encoding zf-TFIIB domain-containing protein translates to MKDIWKEREKALENEYILKQEKEKIEKMRSETREQLVRDLCRNRCPKCGESITPMTFRGVPLDKCPGCGGIWLGPADLQILAAKDHRSWFEKWFLGEAE, encoded by the coding sequence ATGAAAGACATCTGGAAGGAACGGGAAAAGGCGCTGGAAAACGAATATATACTGAAGCAGGAAAAAGAAAAGATCGAGAAGATGCGAAGCGAAACCCGCGAGCAGCTGGTGAGGGATCTTTGCCGCAACCGCTGCCCGAAGTGCGGCGAGAGCATAACACCTATGACGTTCAGGGGAGTGCCGCTCGACAAATGTCCCGGATGCGGTGGCATCTGGCTGGGGCCTGCCGATCTGCAGATACTGGCTGCGAAAGACCACCGTTCCTGGTTCGAAAAATGGTTTCTGGGGGAAGCCGAATAG
- a CDS encoding PilZ domain-containing protein: MNKRRAVRIGCDMKASLEHDRHAYPGRVENISAHGALVRLRETLLARPGEVWRLSIQRDDESTPLVVGVQIVHIGFCIVGVRFLDLDARSYATIEMLLHAASSDNEASGMSFRRIVYDEG; this comes from the coding sequence GTGAACAAGCGGCGTGCGGTGAGGATTGGGTGTGACATGAAGGCGAGTCTGGAGCATGATCGGCATGCCTACCCGGGGAGGGTGGAGAATATTTCTGCCCACGGGGCTCTCGTTCGGCTGAGAGAAACACTTCTGGCACGCCCTGGTGAAGTCTGGCGGCTTTCGATACAGCGTGATGATGAATCGACGCCTCTTGTGGTAGGGGTCCAGATTGTTCATATCGGCTTCTGTATCGTCGGCGTGAGATTCCTTGATCTCGATGCACGCAGCTATGCAACGATTGAAATGCTTCTTCATGCTGCGTCTTCCGATAACGAAGCGTCGGGAATGAGTTTCAGGCGAATTGTTTACGACGAGGGGTAA
- a CDS encoding DinB family protein, producing MKHDDLIRHELLALLDSQNAHMAFREAVADFPLEQINIKPPNTPYSFWHFVEHIRIAQWDILEFIRNPQHQSPPYPEGYRPRPEEVADERRWRQSVEAVSADLAALLAIVSDQGCDLLAPLPHAPDYTIYREVLIAADHMAYHVGEIAVMRQVMGLWPANRPYLTGV from the coding sequence ATGAAGCATGATGATTTGATCCGTCATGAACTGCTGGCCCTTCTCGACAGTCAAAACGCCCACATGGCTTTCAGGGAGGCTGTTGCCGACTTCCCCCTGGAACAGATCAACATTAAGCCGCCGAATACCCCCTATTCCTTCTGGCATTTCGTGGAGCATATCCGGATCGCCCAGTGGGACATCCTTGAATTCATCAGGAACCCGCAGCACCAGTCCCCTCCTTATCCGGAAGGGTACCGGCCCCGGCCTGAAGAGGTCGCGGATGAGCGGCGCTGGCGGCAGTCGGTGGAGGCGGTATCAGCAGACCTTGCCGCATTGCTGGCGATCGTATCCGACCAGGGGTGCGACCTGCTTGCTCCCCTCCCTCACGCCCCCGACTACACGATATACCGTGAGGTTCTTATCGCAGCTGATCATATGGCCTATCATGTGGGAGAAATAGCCGTCATGCGTCAGGTCATGGGGCTATGGCCAGCGAACCGCCCTTACCTTACAGGCGTCTGA
- the egtD gene encoding L-histidine N(alpha)-methyltransferase, which produces MQISTTGASRLRCDVLKEALSASEPVILHQQGGHEPLVDFAKSVACGLGSQPRRIESRFLYDTRGSALFEMITRQPEYYLTRIEASILAEAAPRLRSITGPVSILELGSGSSEKTGFLIDAWLARDGVATYIPVDVSESALRQACSWIAVRSPSIQVAGIHGQYEQAISWLNQASPAMAVFLGSTIGNMDETEMSRFLRLISSAMGRDDFFLIGFDLVKDSKVIDAAYNDAAGVTARFTKNLFVRMNRELGCEIESSTIEHHAKYCEEQERVKIHARFTRSHKIDIMPLGTSFFVGSGEVIRTEISRKFRLGTLIPLLMSHGLKTVEVFTDSREWFALLLLRKAGEGPWASKGSA; this is translated from the coding sequence ATGCAGATCTCAACGACGGGAGCGTCGAGGCTTCGATGCGATGTCCTGAAGGAGGCGCTCTCTGCGTCCGAACCGGTCATACTTCACCAGCAGGGGGGACACGAGCCTCTTGTTGATTTCGCCAAGTCAGTTGCATGTGGCCTGGGAAGTCAGCCGCGCCGCATTGAAAGCCGATTTCTCTATGACACACGGGGCAGTGCGCTTTTCGAGATGATAACCCGTCAACCTGAGTATTATCTTACGCGTATCGAAGCCTCGATACTGGCAGAAGCAGCCCCGCGCTTGAGAAGCATCACCGGCCCGGTTTCCATTCTCGAACTGGGCTCCGGAAGCTCCGAGAAGACCGGGTTTCTGATCGATGCGTGGCTGGCGCGAGATGGGGTAGCCACCTATATCCCTGTAGATGTTAGCGAAAGCGCCCTTCGCCAGGCATGCTCATGGATAGCGGTGCGATCTCCGTCTATCCAGGTGGCTGGGATCCATGGTCAGTACGAACAGGCCATATCATGGTTGAACCAGGCATCTCCTGCAATGGCGGTATTTCTCGGCAGCACCATAGGAAATATGGATGAAACGGAGATGAGCCGCTTTCTCCGCCTGATAAGCTCGGCCATGGGAAGGGATGACTTTTTCCTCATCGGCTTCGACCTGGTTAAAGACTCGAAGGTTATTGATGCCGCGTACAACGATGCTGCCGGAGTGACCGCCCGATTCACGAAGAACCTGTTCGTTCGCATGAACCGCGAGCTTGGATGTGAAATAGAATCCTCTACGATTGAGCACCATGCTAAGTACTGCGAAGAACAGGAGCGCGTGAAGATCCATGCCCGGTTCACGAGGAGCCACAAAATCGACATTATGCCCCTCGGAACCAGTTTCTTTGTGGGCAGCGGCGAAGTTATACGCACGGAAATCAGCCGCAAGTTCAGGCTTGGGACTCTCATTCCCCTATTGATGTCACATGGGCTGAAAACGGTGGAAGTCTTTACGGACTCTCGGGAATGGTTCGCCTTGCTCCTGCTCCGTAAAGCAGGAGAAGGCCCGTGGGCTTCAAAGGGTAGTGCATGA